The following are from one region of the Halogeometricum sp. S3BR5-2 genome:
- a CDS encoding DUF7409 domain-containing protein: MNRGADSGREGDDAADGSDGADGSDGAEDRTAERGDAEGVAGADGREGDTGAGTDADTGQDDGGTVAEADPESWSAAAPTDDDGEIPLPWTVPDEEESEETPSEESEETVPEAFEDLRFVGPKTAAALRDSPVDVEDLARKRVSYRDLTANGVHPGVAAKIRREHSLSWSFDSEDGDLSRRSSQVRGLDDDERAWVAASSGWAADGESAAETDGSGDAAGAESAWRERTEEVEEAADGTPDSEASGTESTADAEAEWRAAAEGTASEEPTRDEEAEWRAKSTPAGGREAETDEEAAWRERATKPGETGQGEGTRGDADDEAAWRERSALTPVTALAAVDDDHAARLADAGIRSVRRLATADPASVADALELDERRVREWCEAARARFD; the protein is encoded by the coding sequence GTGAACCGAGGTGCCGACAGCGGGCGCGAGGGCGACGACGCCGCCGACGGGAGCGACGGCGCCGACGGGAGCGACGGCGCCGAGGACCGAACGGCGGAGCGGGGGGACGCCGAGGGGGTCGCGGGGGCCGACGGCCGGGAGGGCGACACCGGCGCCGGTACTGACGCCGATACCGGACAGGACGACGGGGGGACGGTGGCCGAGGCCGACCCCGAGTCGTGGAGCGCGGCGGCGCCGACGGACGACGACGGGGAGATTCCCCTCCCGTGGACCGTCCCCGACGAGGAGGAATCGGAGGAGACGCCCTCCGAGGAGTCCGAGGAGACGGTCCCCGAGGCGTTCGAGGACCTGCGCTTCGTCGGTCCGAAGACCGCCGCGGCCCTCCGCGATTCCCCCGTCGACGTCGAGGACCTGGCCCGCAAGCGCGTCTCCTACCGCGACCTGACCGCGAACGGCGTCCACCCCGGGGTGGCGGCGAAGATACGGCGCGAGCACTCGCTGTCGTGGTCGTTCGACTCCGAGGACGGCGACCTCTCGCGGCGGTCCTCGCAGGTGCGCGGACTCGACGACGACGAACGCGCGTGGGTCGCCGCGTCCTCGGGGTGGGCGGCGGACGGGGAGTCGGCCGCCGAGACGGACGGTTCGGGCGACGCGGCGGGCGCCGAATCCGCGTGGCGCGAGCGGACCGAGGAAGTCGAGGAGGCCGCCGACGGAACGCCGGATTCGGAGGCGTCCGGAACCGAGTCGACGGCCGACGCGGAGGCCGAGTGGCGCGCCGCGGCCGAAGGGACGGCGTCCGAGGAACCGACGCGCGACGAGGAGGCCGAGTGGCGGGCGAAGTCGACGCCGGCCGGCGGACGGGAAGCGGAGACGGACGAGGAGGCCGCGTGGCGCGAACGGGCGACGAAGCCGGGCGAGACGGGGCAAGGAGAGGGGACGCGCGGGGACGCCGACGACGAGGCCGCGTGGCGCGAGCGAAGCGCACTGACGCCCGTGACGGCCCTCGCCGCCGTCGACGACGACCACGCGGCGCGACTCGCGGACGCGGGCATCCGCTCGGTCCGACGGCTCGCCACCGCGGACCCCGCGAGCGTCGCCGACGCCCTCGAACTCGACGAGCGGCGGGTCCGCGAGTGGTGCGAGGCGGCCCGAGCCCGCTTCGACTGA